The Devosia sp. A16 genome includes a window with the following:
- a CDS encoding Lrp/AsnC ligand binding domain-containing protein: MKESSDADLDRIDLRMLRALQRDGRISNADLAAEVGVSAATCHRRTQHLVEAGYVSGFRAVVTPQRVELGTLVLVGVVLDRSTPESFAAFESAVQKLRFVLDCHLVAGDFDYFLKIRVRDMADFNRLHGTQLIGLPGVRQTRTFFVMKEVVDCRALEF, from the coding sequence ATGAAAGAATCTTCCGATGCTGATCTAGATCGCATCGACCTCAGGATGCTCCGCGCGCTGCAGCGCGATGGCCGGATCAGCAATGCCGATCTTGCAGCCGAGGTCGGCGTCAGCGCCGCGACCTGTCATCGGCGCACCCAGCATCTGGTCGAGGCCGGCTACGTATCGGGCTTTCGCGCGGTGGTGACACCGCAGAGGGTCGAGCTCGGGACGCTCGTGCTGGTCGGCGTGGTGCTGGATCGTTCGACGCCGGAGAGCTTTGCCGCGTTCGAGAGCGCAGTGCAGAAGCTGAGATTCGTGCTCGATTGCCACCTGGTGGCCGGCGACTTCGACTATTTTCTGAAGATCCGGGTGCGCGACATGGCCGATTTCAACCGCCTGCACGGCACGCAACTGATCGGCCTGCCTGGGGTACGGCAGACCAGGACCTTCTTCGTGATGAAGGAAGTAGTGGATTGCCGGGCGCTGGAGTTCTGA
- a CDS encoding 1-aminocyclopropane-1-carboxylate deaminase, with the protein MNLAKFPRYPLTFGKTPIEKLERLSAHLGGGVELYAKREDCNSGLAFGGNKLRKLEYIVPDAIAAGADTLVSIGGVQSNHTRMVAAVAAKIGFKCRLVQEAWVPHEDAVYDRVGNIMLSRIMGADVRLVDDGFDIGIRDSWKQAIAEVEAAGGKPYPIPAGASVHKFGGLGYVGFAEEVRAQEAELGFQFDYVVVCTVTGSTHAGMLVGFAADGRARKVIGIDASCTPQQTRTQVLEIAQRTAELVELGRPIVGDDVVLLENYAYPIYGVPSAETKDAIRLVGRLEGMITDPVYEGKSMQGMIDLVETGYFPKGSKVLYAHLGGAPALNGYGYAFRNG; encoded by the coding sequence ATGAACCTCGCGAAGTTTCCCCGTTACCCGCTGACCTTCGGTAAAACGCCGATCGAGAAACTGGAGCGTCTCAGCGCCCATCTCGGCGGCGGCGTCGAGCTCTATGCCAAGCGCGAGGATTGCAATTCCGGCCTCGCCTTCGGCGGCAACAAGCTGAGGAAGCTCGAATACATCGTCCCCGATGCCATCGCTGCGGGCGCCGATACGCTGGTGTCGATCGGCGGCGTGCAGTCCAACCACACCCGCATGGTGGCGGCGGTCGCCGCCAAGATCGGTTTCAAGTGCCGCCTGGTGCAGGAGGCCTGGGTGCCGCACGAAGACGCGGTCTATGACCGCGTCGGCAACATCATGTTGAGCCGCATAATGGGCGCCGATGTGCGGCTGGTCGACGACGGCTTCGACATCGGCATCCGCGACAGCTGGAAGCAGGCCATCGCCGAGGTCGAAGCGGCGGGCGGCAAACCCTACCCGATCCCGGCCGGCGCCTCGGTGCACAAGTTCGGTGGCCTCGGCTATGTCGGCTTTGCCGAGGAAGTGCGGGCGCAGGAGGCAGAACTCGGTTTCCAGTTCGACTACGTTGTCGTCTGCACCGTCACCGGGTCGACCCACGCCGGGATGCTGGTCGGCTTTGCCGCCGATGGCCGTGCCCGAAAGGTCATCGGCATCGATGCTTCGTGCACGCCGCAGCAGACCCGCACCCAGGTGCTGGAGATCGCCCAGCGCACCGCCGAACTGGTCGAGCTCGGTCGTCCCATCGTCGGCGACGACGTCGTGCTGCTCGAGAACTATGCCTACCCGATCTATGGCGTGCCGTCGGCGGAAACCAAGGACGCCATCCGCCTCGTCGGCCGGCTGGAAGGCATGATCACCGACCCGGTCTATGAGGGCAAATCCATGCAGGGGATGATCGACCTGGTCGAAACCGGCTACTTCCCCAAGGGAAGCAAGGTGCTCTACGCCCACCTCGGCGGCGCCCCTGCACTGAATGGCTATGGGTATGCGTTCAGGAACGGGTGA
- a CDS encoding DUF2461 domain-containing protein, translated as MSGFPKQTFEFLAGIAAHNEKAWFDANRPLYEAGYVEPGKAFVAEIGPRLKAISPEVQFDPKVNGSISRINRDIRFSKDKRPYKQHLALWFWHGDKRGWDRPGFYVHIEAERVFLGTGMYGFDKETLDSFRQSIIHPRSGKALVAAVAAVKAKGAYNIGEKTRKLMPRGFETDPDRAEFLLYEGLTAGIELPASAAARPDFAEVCLEHFANTAPIARWLIAEVAG; from the coding sequence GTGAGCGGCTTTCCCAAACAGACCTTCGAGTTCCTCGCGGGGATCGCGGCGCATAACGAGAAGGCCTGGTTCGACGCCAACCGGCCGCTGTACGAGGCCGGCTATGTCGAACCGGGCAAGGCCTTCGTTGCCGAGATCGGCCCCAGGCTCAAGGCGATCTCCCCCGAAGTGCAGTTCGACCCCAAGGTCAATGGTTCGATCTCGCGCATCAACCGCGACATCCGGTTTTCCAAGGACAAGCGCCCTTACAAGCAGCATCTGGCGCTGTGGTTCTGGCATGGCGACAAGCGCGGCTGGGACCGGCCGGGCTTCTACGTGCATATCGAGGCGGAGCGGGTGTTTCTCGGCACCGGCATGTACGGCTTCGACAAGGAGACGCTCGATAGTTTCCGCCAGTCGATCATCCACCCGCGTTCCGGCAAGGCGCTGGTGGCGGCGGTGGCGGCGGTGAAGGCGAAGGGCGCCTACAATATCGGCGAAAAGACGCGGAAGCTGATGCCGCGCGGTTTCGAGACCGACCCTGATAGGGCCGAGTTCCTGCTTTATGAAGGGCTGACCGCCGGTATCGAATTGCCGGCGAGCGCTGCTGCAAGGCCCGATTTCGCCGAGGTGTGCCTCGAGCATTTCGCCAACACCGCGCCAATCGCGCGGTGGCTGATTGCCGAGGTGGCGGGGTAG
- a CDS encoding pentapeptide repeat-containing protein, giving the protein MTDDKQEQPAPDIDRPGERARAFNAAMATLGIALVVFIIGVVVGFPLATFGVEFITTNGGLVFGLLFGFLVLVLVVSAVLMIFRRQIWQSLFRRGEVEMERFARPLSEVARFAALQKVAEATESARDLAELVLARYAWVSTRRWLMATITAFIAAIAALAGSALLFQQNQLLRTQIGLMQDQNSRIEEQNRFIQSQIELGEAQRSTSIVPEILEIGAQVAQEVAAVNTYAGDQPSIALLSPGLRARIIAATTAARPYRYLRNPLTDLDENLLMSSGLLRRTDLAASTTVRQQLDAASGAVQFSGEQNGVMSDRPLSPERGQIIGLLISNGLTDFSTLNGADFSFAEVRSASTGSNIRFHFAALRFANFDRQLLVGAEFDGAYLEHARFRHANINYTRFTAGELPSITGGEGLKQGAQLSGADFSAAILNHVSFDGSRGFGINFDGAVVHNTTFAGASMAGSTFRNTIFGVADFTGADLKSVDFDGAIVFDAGFLDTLAKQAAPGSFLPQRFEIAPLAAEEFARHPRWSDAWLDGLEAKQAYRITRVGAFE; this is encoded by the coding sequence ATGACTGACGACAAGCAGGAGCAACCGGCGCCGGACATCGACCGCCCCGGTGAGCGCGCCAGGGCGTTCAATGCCGCCATGGCGACGCTGGGCATCGCGCTGGTGGTGTTCATCATCGGCGTCGTCGTCGGCTTCCCGCTCGCCACCTTCGGGGTGGAGTTCATCACCACCAATGGCGGCCTGGTGTTCGGGCTGCTGTTCGGTTTCCTCGTACTGGTGCTGGTCGTCAGCGCGGTGCTGATGATTTTCCGGCGGCAGATCTGGCAAAGCCTGTTCAGGCGCGGCGAAGTCGAGATGGAGCGGTTCGCCCGGCCGCTTTCGGAAGTGGCGCGCTTTGCCGCGCTGCAGAAAGTGGCCGAGGCGACCGAGTCGGCCCGCGACCTCGCCGAGCTGGTGCTGGCGCGTTACGCCTGGGTGTCGACCCGGCGCTGGCTGATGGCGACGATCACCGCCTTCATCGCGGCCATTGCGGCGCTGGCGGGGTCGGCGCTGCTGTTCCAGCAGAACCAGCTGCTGCGCACCCAGATCGGGCTGATGCAGGACCAGAACAGCCGCATCGAGGAGCAGAACCGCTTCATCCAGAGCCAGATCGAACTGGGCGAAGCGCAGCGCTCGACCTCGATCGTGCCGGAAATCCTCGAGATCGGCGCGCAGGTGGCGCAGGAGGTGGCGGCGGTCAACACCTATGCCGGCGACCAGCCGTCGATTGCGCTGCTGAGCCCGGGCTTGCGCGCCCGGATCATCGCGGCGACCACGGCAGCGCGACCCTACCGGTACCTCCGCAACCCACTGACCGATCTCGACGAGAACCTGCTGATGTCGTCGGGCCTGCTGCGTCGCACCGACCTTGCAGCGTCGACGACGGTGCGCCAGCAGCTCGATGCAGCGAGCGGCGCCGTGCAGTTTTCCGGCGAACAGAATGGGGTGATGTCGGATCGGCCGCTATCGCCGGAGCGCGGGCAGATCATCGGGCTCCTGATCTCCAACGGGCTCACGGACTTCTCTACGCTCAACGGCGCCGATTTCAGCTTTGCCGAGGTGCGCTCGGCGAGCACCGGCAGCAATATCCGCTTCCACTTCGCCGCGCTGCGCTTTGCCAATTTCGATCGACAGTTGCTGGTCGGCGCCGAATTCGACGGCGCCTACCTCGAGCACGCGCGCTTCCGTCACGCCAACATCAACTATACCCGGTTCACGGCGGGCGAACTGCCCTCGATCACCGGCGGGGAAGGGCTCAAGCAAGGGGCACAGCTCTCCGGCGCCGACTTCTCCGCCGCGATCCTGAACCATGTGTCATTCGATGGCAGCCGCGGCTTCGGCATCAACTTCGACGGTGCGGTGGTGCACAACACCACGTTCGCCGGTGCTTCCATGGCGGGCAGCACGTTCCGCAACACCATCTTCGGGGTGGCGGATTTCACCGGCGCAGACCTGAAGAGCGTCGATTTCGACGGGGCCATCGTGTTCGACGCCGGCTTCCTCGATACCCTCGCCAAACAGGCGGCGCCTGGCAGCTTCCTCCCGCAGCGCTTCGAGATTGCCCCGCTCGCCGCAGAGGAGTTCGCCCGTCATCCACGCTGGTCCGATGCGTGGCTCGACGGGCTCGAGGCCAAGCAGGCCTATCGGATCACACGTGTCGGAGCATTCGAGTGA
- a CDS encoding FdhF/YdeP family oxidoreductase yields the protein MTIDDRPRIVGGGPKKLLYTVDTIRRMGVGKAAKALTAHNTCKACAYGMGGQKGGMTNELGEFPSVCNKSVQAQSTDIQPAIPNEAFLHPLSDLQQLSGREMEKLGRLNTPLFKAAGADRFEPVNWDFAIAHAAANLKVTDPNRSFFYSSGRSSNEAGFVFQLLARVWGTNNVNNCSYYCHQATSEGLATTIGKGTATVELEDLTGADLIFVIGANPSSNHPRFIHMLKHCRDRGGDVIVINPAKEPGLVKFAVPKSPTSMLSGGTEIASDYLQPRIGSDIAVFKGLMKAVLATGAEDRAFIAAHTAEFEALRADLDAVSWSEIETMTGLPQTAIERVATRYANRQNVVFAWGMGMTHHLHGVENVEAIANLALLRGMIGKRYAGLLPLRGHSNVQGIGTIGVKPVVSEQVFAAMEQAFGVTLGRAKGLDTMAGLEAAARGQIDSAVIMGGNLWGATPDTAFASRAMAAIGFKLFLTTTLNRGHVHGLGEGEVLILPVTARDEEWSPTTQESMFNFLRLSDGGIERLDNVRPETVILCDLAKLLLPDSPVPFERFKEHRQVREVIAKVVPGLEQLADIDVARREFHIKHRVMHAPKFGTPDGKAHFVVTPLPRAPAPLTLATVRSEGQFNTIIYEERDSYRLKAGRDAIFLNREDMAAFGVRDGQRVTLASETGRMEGTATAFDLPRGSALAYYPEANVLCGTAVDPRSRTPAFKSVPVWIEG from the coding sequence ATGACTATCGACGACAGGCCGCGCATCGTCGGCGGCGGCCCCAAGAAGCTGCTCTACACGGTCGATACCATCCGCCGGATGGGCGTCGGCAAGGCTGCCAAGGCGCTGACCGCCCACAATACCTGCAAGGCCTGTGCCTACGGCATGGGCGGGCAGAAGGGCGGGATGACCAATGAGCTCGGCGAGTTCCCCTCGGTCTGCAACAAGTCGGTGCAGGCGCAATCGACCGACATCCAGCCGGCGATCCCGAACGAGGCGTTCCTCCATCCGCTGAGCGACCTGCAGCAGCTTTCGGGCCGCGAAATGGAAAAGCTCGGACGGCTCAATACGCCGCTGTTCAAGGCGGCCGGGGCCGACCGGTTCGAACCGGTGAACTGGGATTTCGCCATCGCCCATGCGGCGGCGAACCTCAAGGTCACCGACCCCAACCGCAGCTTCTTCTATTCCTCTGGCCGTTCGTCCAACGAGGCCGGCTTCGTGTTCCAGTTGCTGGCGCGCGTATGGGGCACCAACAACGTCAACAACTGCTCGTATTACTGCCACCAGGCGACCAGCGAGGGGCTGGCGACCACCATCGGCAAGGGCACGGCGACGGTCGAACTCGAGGACCTGACCGGGGCCGACCTGATCTTCGTCATCGGCGCCAACCCGTCATCGAACCATCCGCGCTTCATCCACATGCTGAAGCATTGCCGCGATCGTGGCGGCGACGTCATCGTCATCAACCCGGCGAAGGAACCGGGGCTGGTGAAATTCGCGGTGCCCAAATCGCCGACCTCCATGCTGTCGGGCGGCACCGAGATCGCCTCGGACTACCTGCAGCCGCGGATCGGCTCCGACATCGCCGTGTTCAAGGGGCTGATGAAAGCGGTGCTGGCCACGGGGGCCGAGGACCGGGCGTTCATCGCGGCCCACACCGCCGAGTTCGAGGCGCTGCGGGCTGACCTCGATGCTGTCTCATGGTCCGAGATCGAGACGATGACCGGGCTGCCCCAGACCGCGATCGAGCGTGTCGCCACGCGCTACGCCAACCGGCAGAACGTGGTGTTCGCCTGGGGCATGGGGATGACGCACCACCTGCATGGGGTGGAGAACGTCGAAGCCATCGCCAACCTGGCGCTGCTGCGCGGCATGATCGGCAAGCGCTATGCCGGGCTGTTGCCGCTGCGCGGGCACTCGAACGTCCAGGGCATCGGCACCATCGGGGTGAAGCCGGTGGTTTCCGAGCAGGTATTCGCCGCGATGGAGCAGGCGTTCGGCGTGACGCTCGGCCGGGCCAAGGGGCTCGACACCATGGCCGGGCTCGAAGCCGCCGCCCGCGGCCAGATCGACAGCGCGGTGATCATGGGCGGGAACCTCTGGGGGGCGACGCCCGACACGGCGTTCGCCAGCCGCGCCATGGCGGCGATCGGCTTCAAGCTGTTCCTCACCACCACGCTGAACCGTGGGCACGTGCATGGCCTGGGTGAGGGCGAAGTGCTGATCCTTCCCGTCACCGCTCGCGACGAGGAGTGGTCGCCGACCACGCAGGAATCGATGTTCAACTTCCTCCGCCTGTCGGATGGCGGCATCGAGCGGCTCGACAATGTGCGGCCGGAGACAGTGATCCTCTGCGATCTCGCCAAGCTGCTGCTGCCGGACAGCCCGGTGCCGTTCGAGCGATTCAAGGAACACCGGCAAGTTCGTGAAGTCATTGCGAAAGTCGTGCCCGGGCTCGAGCAGCTGGCCGACATCGACGTGGCCAGGCGCGAGTTTCATATCAAGCACCGGGTGATGCATGCGCCGAAGTTCGGCACGCCGGACGGCAAGGCGCATTTCGTGGTGACGCCGCTGCCCAGGGCGCCGGCGCCGCTGACCCTCGCTACCGTCCGTTCCGAGGGGCAGTTCAACACCATCATCTACGAAGAGCGGGACAGCTACCGGCTGAAGGCCGGACGCGACGCCATCTTCCTCAACCGCGAGGATATGGCGGCCTTCGGGGTGCGCGACGGACAGCGCGTGACGCTCGCCTCGGAGACCGGGCGGATGGAGGGCACCGCCACCGCCTTCGACCTGCCGCGCGGCTCGGCGCTGGCCTACTATCCCGAGGCCAATGTGCTCTGCGGCACGGCGGTCGATCCGCGCTCCAGGACACCGGCGTTCAAGTCGGTGCCGGTGTGGATCGAGGGGTAG